Part of the Nakamurella alba genome is shown below.
TTCCACCTGCTGGTCATGGTCAACGGGCAGATCCAGAAGAACTACGCCGTCTCCTACGGCAAGGACTCCGTACCCGGCCGCGCCACGGTCACCGGCGTGCACGTGGTGACCGCCAAGCACCCCGAGTACAAGATGTGCAACCAGCAGTTCGACTACTGCAACTCGCTGCAGAAATGGGCGGTCCGGATCAACAACAACGGTGAGTTCATCCACCAGAACCTCGCCGCCAAGGCTGCTTTCGGCAAGGAGAACGTCTCGCACGGCTGCGTGAACATGAACGAGCCGGACGCGCAGAACTACTACAACTCGGCGATGTACGGCGACCCGGTGGTGGTCAGCAACACCGGCGGCCCGGCCATGGGCGAGGGCGATGCCCTCTACGACTGGATCTTCAGCGCCGAGGAGTGGAAGTCCCGCTCGGCGATGTGACGCCGGCCGCCGACCCCTCGGGCGTCGGTGACCGCGCGCCGGATGGGTACCGTGCGGGCATGGGAGTTCCGCAGGTGCGCCGGCTGGCCGTGGTCAGCCTGCACACCTCACCGCTGGCCCAGCCGGGTACCGGCGACGCCGGCGGGATGAACGTCTATGTCGCGCAGACCGCCCGCCGGCTGGCGCAGCGCGGTATCGAGGTGGAGATCTTCACCCGGGCCACCTCCTCCGGGCAGCTGCCGGTGGAGCCGGCCTGGCCCGGGGTCACCGTGCGGCACGTCATCGCCGGGCCGTTCGAGGGCCTGGACAAGGAGGACCTGCCCGGTCAACTGTGCTCCTTCACCGCGGGCGCACTGCGTGCCGAGGCCCGGCAGGAGCCCGGCTTCTACGACCTCGTGCACTCCCACTACTGGCTGTCCGGCCAGGTCGGCTACCTGCTGCGGGACCGGTGGGGGGTGCCGCTCGTGCACTCCGCGCACACCCTGGCCAAGGTCAAGAACATTGCGCTCGCGGCCGGCGACGCGCCGGAGCCGAAGGGCCGGCTGATCGGCGAGGAGCAGGTGGTCGTCGAGGCCGACCGGCTGATCGCCAACACCGACGTCGAGGCCACGCAGCTGATGGAGCTGTACGGGGCGGCGCCGGAGAAGGTCGACGTGGTGGCGCCCGGGGTGGACACCGACGTGTTCTCGCCGGGTGACCGGCTGGCCGCCAGGGCCGAGCTCGGCATCGGCGCCGACGAACTGGTGCTGGCCTTCGCCGGCCGGATCCAGCCGCTCAAGGCCCCGGACGTGCTGGTCCGGGCTGCTGCGGTGCTGGCCC
Proteins encoded:
- the mshA gene encoding D-inositol-3-phosphate glycosyltransferase, coding for MGVPQVRRLAVVSLHTSPLAQPGTGDAGGMNVYVAQTARRLAQRGIEVEIFTRATSSGQLPVEPAWPGVTVRHVIAGPFEGLDKEDLPGQLCSFTAGALRAEARQEPGFYDLVHSHYWLSGQVGYLLRDRWGVPLVHSAHTLAKVKNIALAAGDAPEPKGRLIGEEQVVVEADRLIANTDVEATQLMELYGAAPEKVDVVAPGVDTDVFSPGDRLAARAELGIGADELVLAFAGRIQPLKAPDVLVRAAAVLAHRHPDRRWRVVIVGGVSGTGRQAPHGLSELAADLGITGLMDLRAPAAPERLAQVFRAADVVAVPSYNESFGLVALEAQACGAPVVAAAVGGLPVAVRDRMTGLLVRGHDIDDWADALESVALDPVLRERLSAAAPAHAARFSWEVTVDGLLESYRSALAGTPAVVGR